Within Amycolatopsis sp. cg5, the genomic segment TCGACCTGCTCGTGATCGGCGGCGGCGTGACCGGCGCCGGGATCGCCTTGGACGCGGCTTCGCGCGGCCTGTCCGTGGCGTTGCTCGAAGCGCACGACCTGGCTTTCGGGACGTCGCGGTTCTCCAGCAAGCTCGTGCACGGCGGGCTGCGGTATCTGGCCAAGGGCGAGTTCGCGCTCGCGCAGGAGAGCGCGATCGAGCGCGGGATCATGATGACGCGCACGGCGCCGCACCTCACCCGCGCGATGCCGCAGCTGTTTCCCTTGTACGCCAGCATGTCCCCGTTCCAGCGGCGGCTGACCTCGGTCGGCCTGCACGCGGGCGATGTACTCCGGCGCGTCGCCAGGACGCCGTCCTGGGTGCTGCCGCGGCCACGTTTCGTACCCGCGGCGGAGACGCTCGCACTCGCGCCGGGCCTGCGGCGGCACGGATTGCGCGGCGGGCTGCTCGGGTTCGACGGCGCTTTGGTCGACGACGCCCGCCTGGTCGTCACGATCGCCCGGACGGCCGCGTCCTACGGCGCGCGCGTGCTGACCAAGGTGCGCGCGGTCGAGGTGACCGGCGACCGGGTGGTCGCCCGCGACGAACTTTCGGGGCGCACACTGGAGATCTCGGCACGCCAGGTCGTCAACGCGGCAGGCGTGTGGGCCGGGTCGGTGGTGCCGTCGGTGCGGCTGCGACCGTCGCTCGGCTCGCATCTGGTGCTCGCGACGGACACGGTCGGCCTCGGCCTGGCATCGGTGAACGTCGCGGTCCCCGGTGAGACGAACCGCTTCGTGTTCCTCCTGCCGCAACCCGGCGGTCGCGTCTACTTGGGACTCACGGACGAACCGTTGCACGGCGATGTCCCTGACGTGCCAACGGTTCCCGAGTCCGATGTGGACTTCCTGCTCGGCGTCGCCTCATCGGTGCTGGCGCGGACGCTCACCCGCGAGGACGTGATCGGCTCGTACGCCGGACTCCGCCCGCTCGTCGACATTCCCGGCACCAGCGGCCGCAGCGCGGACCTCTCCCGCAAGCACGCGGTCGCGACCTCGTCCGACGGGGTGGTGACGGTCGTCGGCGGCAAGCTGACGACGTACCGCAAGATGGCGCAGGACGGCGTCGACGCCGCGATCGCGCACGCCGGGCTGCACGCGGGCCCGTCGATCACCTCACACCTGCCGATGATCGGCGCCGCCGACCGCTCCACACTGTCCACTTTGGACGCCCCAGAGCGGCTGGTCGCGCGGTACGGCACCGAAGCACCCCGCATCGCCGCGCTCGGCGAGGTCGACCAGTCGCTCGGCGAGGAACTCCGCACGGGCGTCACGGCGGCCGAGGTCGTCTGGGCCGTCCGGCACGAGGGCGCGCTCGACGCCGACGACGTACTCGCCCGCCGCACCCGCCTCGCGCTGGTCCCCGCCGACGCCGACGCCGTCCGCGCCCGCGTCGAAGAACTGGTCACCAAGGCACTCGCCGGACTCTGAGGTCGTGAGTGGTACGGCCGGTTCTAACCGGCCAAAACACTCACGACCCCTGGTCGTTCGTGATGGGCGGGTGCGTTTTGCGCTTAGGCCAGGCAAAGGGCCCTCACCCGTATATCCGGGTGAGGGCCTCCCTGCCCCAGGGCACTGGGTGAGGGAGGCCCTGACCCAATGCCGCCCACCCATCCAGCTCGGACGACGCCTCCGAGACCAGGGTCGTGAGCGTTGCGGGCGGTTAGAACCGCCCGCAACGCTCACGACCCCAAGCAGGAGACCCGCCAGAAGCTATGGGTCCGCCGGGCTCGCGCGAACCCGAGGTCTGGGTCGTGAGTGGTGCGGCCGGTTCTAACCGGCCAGAACACTCACGACCCCGGGTGGCGTTGGCGAGCTTGACGTTGTATTGGGTTTTTGCAACAGTTGGTTGCATGAGCCCGGTAAAACGCGGCAAAGAACTGCCGATCCACAACCGGCTCCAAGTACTCCGAGCAGAGCGGGGACTGAGCCGCGCGGCGCTGGCCGAGGCGGTCGAGGTGAACCCGCAGACGATCGGCGCGCTGGAGCGCGGTGATCACTATCCGAGCCTGGACCTGGCGTTCCGGCTGTGCTCGGTGTTCGACCTGCCGGTGGAGGCGGTGTTCAGCAGGGAGCCGTTCACCCCGCTGTCGACGCAGGTCTATCGAGAGGGCGGCGCATGACCGCGATGCGCGTCGGGATGTTCCCCGATCGGGTGTTCTTCTGGTTTTGGTCCGGCGGTGGCCTGCTCGCCGGTGTGCCGTACTCCCCGCTTCGCATACTGAAGGGCATCGTGATCTCCGAGGACCCCGATGCGGGCTCGCGCGGGGCGTTGATGATGATGACGTCGCCGACACTGCCGGACGATGATCAGGAAGACTTCGCCGAGGGGACGACGCCATGACCACCAGGCTCGAGCTACGGGCGGTCTCGAAGCGCTATGGCAAGGTCACCGCGCTCGACGAGGTCACCTTCGACGTGCGCGGCGGTGAGCTGTTCGGGTTCGTCGGGAGCAACGGCGCAGGCAAGACCACGACCATGCGGATCGCGCTCGGCGTGCTGGCGGCCGACAGCGGCGACGTCTGGTTCGACGATCTGCCGATCACGCACGAGACGCGCACCCGCATCGGCTACATGCCGGAGGAGCGTGGGCTCTATCCGAAGATGAAGGTGCTCGACCACCTCGTCTTCCTCGCCGAGCTGCACGGGATGGGGACCAACGAGGCGCATCGCAGCGCCGAGAACTGGATCGCCAGGCTCGGGCTGGCCGAGCGACGCAAGGACGAGATCCAGAAACTCAGCCTCGGCAACCAGCAGCGCGTCCAGCTGGCCGCCGCTCTGGTGCATGATCCGGCGGTGCTGGTGCTCGACGAGCCGTTCTCCGGGCTGGACCCGATCGCGGTCGACGTGATGAGCGAAGTGTTGCGGCAGAAGGCTTCCGAGGGTGTGCCGGTGGTGTTCTCCAGCCACCAGCTGGACCTGGTCGAGCGGCTGTGCGACCGGGTCGGGATCATCAAGGACGGGCGGATGGTCGCCACCGGCACGGTCGGCGAGCTCACCGCGCACGCGAACACCAAGCTCGTCGTCGGCGCGGTCCGCGGCTGGGCGGCCGGGCTGGCCGGGGTGCGCGTGCTGGAGGAGAACGGCACGCGCACGGTGGTCGAGCTCGACGCCGGCGTCGACGACCAGGCGGTGCTGGCGGCGGCGCTGAGCGCCGGGCCGGTGACGGAGTTCAGCCGTAGCCGTCGGTCGCTCACGGATCTGTTCAGGGACGCGGTCACGACAGGGGCGAAGGCATGAGCACGGTCACGCCGCAGCGGGCGGTCTGGCTGATCGCCAGGCGGGAGATCAACACCCGGCTGCGGACCCGGTCGTTCGTCGCGGGCACCGCGGCGCTGCTGGTGGCGATGCTCGGGTTCCTGGCCGTGCAGGCCTGGCTCAGCGACTCGGCAGGCAAGAACACGGTCGGTCTCACCGGCCAGACCACCGGCGTCAGCGAGCAGCTCACCGCGCTCGGCGAGCAGGCCGGGCTGAAGATCGTCACCAGGCAGTTCCCGACGGCGGACGAAGGCAAGGCGCAGGTCGAAAGCGGCGACGTGGACGCGCTGCTGTCCGGCACCGCCGCCGAGCTGCGGGTGCTCGTCAAGTCCACTTTGGACGACAAACTGCGCGCGGTGCTGGACCGCATCTCCCAGCAGGAGGTGCTTAACGGCAAGCTGTCCGAGGCAGGCCTCGATCCCAGTCAGGTGCTGGCTTCGGTCGCGGCCACGCGCGTGGCCGTGACCGAGCTCAAGCCCGCCGACCCGGACCGTTCGCAGCGGCTCGCGATCGGCGCGATCGTCGCGATCCTGTTGTACATCACGCTGTTCACCTACGGCGTGATGGTCGCGCAGGGCGTGGTCGAGGAGAAGGCCAGCCGGGTGGTGGAGATCCTGCTGTCGACGGTGCGGCCGTGGCATCTGCTGCTGGGCAAGGTGATCGGGCTCGGCCTCGTCGGGCTCGCCCAGCTGGTCATCCTCGCCGGGGTCGGGGTGATCGGCGGGTTCGCGACCGGGGTGCTCACCCTGTCCGGGGTCGCCACGGGCGCGCTGATCTGGGGCGTGGTCTGGTACCTGCTCGGTTTCCTGTTGTACGCCACGCTTTACGGCGCCGCGGGTTCGCTCGTGTCACGCCAGGAGGACACCCAGTCCGTGATCGGGCCGGTGAACATCGTGCTCATCATGGGGTTCGTCGTGGGGATCAACCTGATGACCTCGGCGCCGGACGGGCAGGCCGTCAAGATCGCCTCGCTGGTCCCGTTCCTCGCGCCGATCCTGATGCCGGGCCGGATCGCCGCGGGCACGGCCGCGCTTTGGGAGATCGCCGCGTCGCTCACGCTGACGCTGCTCGCCGTCGCGCTGCTCACCTGGCTGGGCGCGAAGATCTACCAGAACTCGATCCTGCGCACCGGCAGCCGGGTGAAACTGCGGGACGCGCTCAAGACCCGGTGATCTCGCCGTAGCGTTCGAGTGCCACCTGGCGCTCATGGGCATGGTCGACCATGGGCGCCGGGTAGTTCTCGTTTTCGGGGATATAGCGGCGACCGTAGTCGCCGTTGGGGTCGAACTTCTTGCCCTGCGTCGTCGGGTTGAAGACGCGGAAGTACGGCGCCGCGTCCGAGCCGGAGCCCGCGACCCACTGCCAGTTGAGCTGGTTGGACGCGAGGTCGCCGTCGACCAGATGCCGCATGAAATGCCGGGCGCCCCACTGCCAGGGCAGGTGCAGGTCCTTGACGAGGAAGCTCGCGACGATCATCCGGACCCGGTTGTGCATCCAGCCCTCGGCGAGCAGCTGCCGCATGCCCGCGTCGACGATCGGGAAGCCGGTCTTTCCCTGGCACCACAGCTCGAACGCGGCCTTGTCATCCTCGTGGCGCATCGAGTCGAAGCGCTTGTCGAGATTCCAGCGCGCGGCTTTCGGGTTGTGCCACAACACATCCGCGTGGAAATCACGCCAGGCGATCTCACCGCGCAGTGTCTCGTCTTCGAGGTCTTTGAGCAGGGTGCGCGGGTGGACGCAACCCCAGCGCAGATAGGGCGAGATCTTGGTGGTGCCAGGGAGATCCGGCCGGTCGCGGCCGTCGGCGTAGTTCACCCCGGAATCGAGGAAAGCCCGCCAGAGCTTGAGTGCCGCTTTCTCGCCCGGTTCGGGCAACACCATTTTGCCGACCGAAGGCGCTTTGGAGATCTTGAGCGACTTCTTCGGCTCGATCCAGTCCACTTTGGTTTTCTTGGCCGGGTTGGGCCAGGAATGACGCACCCAGGCGCGGTAGAACGGCGTGTACACCTTGTACGGATCGCCGTCGGCCTTGGTGATCCGGCCCGGCGTGATCGCGTACGGCGATCCCGTCTCGACCCAGTCGATTCCGTGCTCCGCCAACGCTTTCGCGACTTCGGCGTCACGCTTGCGGCCGTAGGGGGCACAATCGGTGCTGACGTGCACCTCGGTCGCACCGACGGACTGCGCGGCCTTGAGCACTTCGGCCTTCGGGTCACCCTTGACGATCTGCAACCGGCCGCCGAGCTGCTCGTCGAGCGCTTCGAGGCAGCCGTACATGAAGGCCAGCCGAGGTTTTCCGGATGGTTTGAGCAGCGCCTCGTCGAGCACGTACAGCGCGAGCACTTCGCCTTGGGCGGCCGCGGCGCAGAGCGCGGGATGATCGGCGAGGCGTAGATCGCGGCGGAACCAGAGCACGGCGGGCATCCGTGAACGGTACCCGCACAGCACAAAGCCCGCTCGACTCCGCCCTGCGGACGGGGATAAAGCGGGCTTTACACCGCGCGATAAAGCCCGCTTTACTCCCGGGAGTAAAGCGGGCTTTATCGCGGCTAGCGCTCCGAAATGCCGGTGTAGTCCCGGGCCTTCTCACCGGTGTAGATCTGGCGCGGGCGGCCGATCTTGTTCGCCGGGTCGTTGATCATCTCGCGCCAGTGCGCGATCCAGCCGGGGAGACGGCCCAGCGCGAACAGCACCGTGAAGTACTTCGTCGGGAAGCCGAGCGCCCGGTAGATCAGGCCGGTGTAGAAGTCGACGTTCGGGTACAGCTTCCGCTCGACGAAGTAGTCGTCGTGCAGCGCCGTCTCTTCGAGCTTCTTGGCGATGTCGAGCAGCTGGTCGCCGCCCTTGAGCTTCGACAGGATCTCGTCGGCGGTGTTCTTGATGATCTTCGCGCGCGGGTCGTAGTTCTTGTAGACCCGGTGCCCGAAGCCCATCAGCTTCACGCCTTGTTCCTTGTTCTTCACGCGGTTGACGAAGTTCTCGACGTCACCGCCGTCGGCCTTGATGCCCTCGAGCATGTCGAGCACGGCCGAGTTGGCGCCACCGTGCAGCGGGCCGAACAGCGCGTTGATGCCCGCCGAAACACTGGCGAACAGGTTCGCCTCGGACGAGCCGACCAGGCGCACGGTCGAGGTGGAGCAGTTCTGCTCGTGGTCGGCGTGCAGGATGAACAGCAGGTCGAGCGCCTTGGCGACCTCGGGGTCGACGTCGTAGGGCTCGGCGGGCAGCCCGAAGGTCATCCGCAGGAAGTTCTCGACCAGGCCGAGCGAGTTGTCCGGGTAGAGGAACGGCTGGCCGATCGACTTCTTGTAGGCGTACGCCGCCAGCGTCGGGACCTTCGCCAGCAGGCGGATGGTCGACAGCTCGACGTTGGGTTCGTCGAACGGGTTCAGCGAGTCCTGGTAGAAGGTCGACAGCGCCGAGACCGCGCTCGACAGCACCGGCATCGGGTGCGCGTCGCGCGGGAAGCCGCCGAAGAAGGCCTTGAGGTCTTCGTGCAGCAGGGTGTGCCGCTGGATCTTCTCGGTGAACTCGGTCAGCTGAGCCTGTGTCGGCAGCTCGCCGTAGATCAGCAGGTACGAGACCTCGATGAAGGTCGACTTCTGCGCCAGCTGTTCGATCGGGTACCCGCGGTAGCGGAGGATGCCCGCGTCACCGTCGATGTAAGTGATCGCCGAAGACGCCGCACCGGTGTTGACGAAGCCGGGGTCCAGGGTGATGTACCCGGTCGACGCCAGCAACTTGCCCAGCTCGATCCCGGGCGCGCCCTCGACCGGGTGGACCACCTTGAGCTCGTGTTCGCCGCTCGGCAGCCTTAGCGCGACGGTCTCGCCGCCGGACTGCCCCGCAGTCGTCGCGTCGGACATGCAAGTCCCTCTCACGATTGTCTGATGTATCCCTCCACGCTAGTCGAGGAAGGGGTCACCGCGCAGCGGCTGGGTTGGCCAGAGCAGGCGCTTTGGGACAAGGTTCACACAGCCGACACCATTTCTTCGGCCGTCGGCGGTTCCGCGCCACTGCGGGAAACCGTGATCGACGCCGCTTTCGCCGCGAAAGCGAGTGCCGCACGCCACATTTCCGCGTCCATTCGCGTCAGCTCGCGGATTCGGTGCTCGTGCAGATATGTGAGCAACGCCCCTTGGACAGTGTCACCTGCCCCGATCGTGTCGACCACCTCGACCCGCTCGGACGGGACCTCGGCGAGCACCCCCTGGCCGGTGATCACGGCCAGCCCGTCGGCTCCCCTGGTCAGCACGACGGCGTCCACCCCGGCCGCGACCCACTCCTTGGCGGCCTCGACCGCGTCCTTGCCGTCGGCGAGCCACTCGGCGTCGTCGTCGGACAGCTTCAGCAGCCGCACGTAGGGCAGCCAGGACGCGAACCGCGTGCGGTAGGCGTCCGGGTCGCGGATCAGCGCGGCACGGATGTTCGGGTCGAGCGCGGTCAGCACGCCGCGGGCGGACTCGCGGCGCAGCATCGTCTCGTACACGCTCGCGCCGGGCTCCAGGACCATGCCGAGGGTGCCGAGGCACAGCATGGTGGCGTCTTCGAGCGGGCCGGGGTCGGCGACGAGCCGGTCCGCGGTGCCTTCGGTGTAGAAGGTGTAGTGCGCGGAGCCCTTTTCGTCGAGCGCGACCACGGCGAGCGTCGTCGGCTCGGCGCCGCGCTGCACCAGGTCGGTGTCCACACCGGACTCGTGCAGGCGCTTGAGCAGCGCTTGTCCGAACCTGTCATCGGACACCCGGCTCAAAAACGCCGACGGCGCGCCGAGCCTGGCCGCGGCCAAAGCGACGTTGTATGGACCACCGCCCAGCCGGGGCAGCAGCGCGCGCAGCCCTCCGTCCACAGTGGAATCCAATGGGTCACCGGGAACGAGGTCGACGAGCGCCTCTCCACCTACGACAATCACGGCCGCGATGTTAGTCCGTCGAGCAGCAATTCGGACAGTGCGGTGAACGCTTCCGCGTCCGTGACACCGGTCCGCTGACCGACGACCCCGTTCTGGATGCCCTCGATGATCAGCCCGGCCATCTCGGCGATGAGCCGCGCGTGGACGTCACGGAAGATGCCGTCTTGGACACCCTTGGCGATGAACGACCGGATCCGGCTCGCGGCGGCGCGGCTGTTCATTTCATAAGTCGCACGCGCGGGCGGGAATTCCGCGATGTCCGCCATGAACGCGGCGGAGGCCCGTTTGAGGTATTCCGAAACCCCGGCGAAGTACTCGCCGATGATTTCGCGGGCGTCTTCCAACGGCGCGATCCTGGCCTCGATCTGCTCGGCCGCGCCCTTGAAAAAGTGGGCGACGACCTTCACCGCCAGCTGCTCTTTGGACGGCGCGAGCGCGTAGAGGGTCGACTTCGAGCAGCGGAGCTTGCCCGCGAGGTCATCTAGGGTGAACTGGGCGAACCCCTCGGCGAGGAACAGGTCCTCGAGCTCACTCAGAAGTGCCCGCTGCCGGGCTGTCGGCTGTCGTGCCATCGGATCACTATCCCTTACCCGGCCCAGACGCTTACTGTACTCTGAACGGACCCACAGTACTGTTTTCGGTACTCCTGCCCGCCGGAGGAAACGATGCCAGCCGAACGCCTGCTCCCCACGACCGAAGCGCAGGACCTCGTCGCGCTGGCCGCGGACATCGCGCGGGCCGAGCTGGCGCCGATCGCGTCCGAGTACGAGAAGGCCGAGCGGTTCCCCCGCGAGCAGTTCCGGCTGCTCGGCAAGTCGGGCCTGCTGGGGCTCCCGTACTCCGCGGACTGGGGCGGCGGCGAGGTCTCCTACGAGGTCTACCTGCAGGTTCTCGAGGAGATCGCGGCCGCGTGGATGTCCGTCGGCGTCGGCCTGTCCGTGCACACGATGTCCTGCTACGCGCTCGCCCACCACGGCACGGACGAGCAGCGCGACCGCTGGCTCCCCCAGATGCTCGACGGCGACCTGCTCGGCGCGTACGCCCTGTCGGAGATGCACGCGGGCTCCGACGCGGCCGCGCTGTCCACCAAGGCGGTGCTCGACGGCTCCGACTACGTCATCAACGGCACCAAGGCCTGGATCACCCACGCCGGCGAGGCCGATTTCTACACGACCATGGTCAGGACCAGCGACAACGGCGGCCGCGGCATCTCCTGCCTGCTCGTTGACGGCCAGACGCCCGGCCTGTCCGCCGCCGAGCCCGAGCAGAAGATGGGACTGACCGCGTCGACCACCGCGCAGCTCCGTTTCGAGGACGCGCGCGTGGCGTCGAACCGACTTATTGGCAACGAAGGTGACGGACTGAAGCTCGCGTTGTCCTCGCTCAGTTCGGGCAGGCTGGGCATCGCGGCGTGCGCCGTCGGCCTCGCGCAGGCCGCGCTGGACGAGTCCGTCGAATACGCCAAGGGCCGCACCCAATTCGGCCGCCCGATCATCGAATTCCAGGGCTTGGAGTTCCTGCTCGCCGATATGGCCGCGACGGTCGAATCATCCCGCGCGATGTATTTGGACGCGGCCCGCCGCCGCGACCGCGGAATGCCGTTCCAGCGCCAGGCCTCGATCGCGAAACTGGTCGCGACGGACGGCGCGATGAAGGTGACCACGGACGCGGTGCAGGTGCTCGGCGGCGCGGGCTACACCAAGGACTTCCCGGTCGAGCGCTACATGCGCGAGGCGAAGGTCCCGCAGATCTTCGAAGGCACGAACCAGATCCAGCGCCTGGTCATCGCGCGCGAACTCAAGAACTCCTGACCCACGGGGTCGTGAGTGGTGCGGCCGGTTCTATTGGGCGGAAACCCAAACGTGGCGTGATGGGCGTGAGTGCGACTTGCTGAGAATCAGCGGCCGCAGGTCTGACGGAGTTGCTTGGGGGACACCTGACGGCCCACAAGCAACTCCGTCGGCCCATGCTCGCCGACTCCTCGGCCACGCCACCTCGGACCTACCGCTCAAATAGCCCACAACGCTCACGACCCCAAGTCCCACAAGTCAAGCACGTTGACTGAGGAGAATTTGAGACGTTGAACGACCCATTTCGCACTCAGTCAACCTGCTTGACCTTTGCAGCAAAGAACCGTCGGCAACACTCACGACCCCGATGACCTGAAGTGGCCTAGGCCTCGGGTAGAATGGGTGGCGACAGTTCCGGATCGTGCGACAATGCCGGTGACGTGAGGAGACGTAGTGACGGCCCTTCCCGAACCGCAGCAGCATCCGTGGCTGGCAATGCCGGATCACCTGCTGACGATCGAGGAGTACTCGGCGCTCGGCGAGCCCGATTCCGGCTTTTCGGAACTTGTGGAAGGTCGCCTTTTGATGTCGCCAAGTCCCCGGCCTAGACATAACAACGCGATGGGGAAACTGTATGTGCAGATCTTGCCGCAGCTTCCACCACACCTCACGGCCATCCAAGACATCGATGTCGATCTCGAGCTGGTCCCGACGACCGATCCCGGGTTCTCCAGGCGCCCGGATCTCGTTGTCGTGGAAAGGGAAGCGTTCGCGAAGGCCGACGAAGAAGACCGCATGCTCAGGGCTGCCGAAGTGGTCGTCGTCATCGAGATCGTGTCGCCCGGTTCGCAACGCACGGACCACGTGACCAAGCACGGCGAATACGCGGACGCGGGAATTCCGTTTTACTGGATCGTCGACATCACCGACCCGTTCTCGCTGATCGCGTGTCACCAGGCCGGAGAACTCGGCTACCAAGACGCCCCGGCGGCGACCGGCACCTTCGTCACGAGTGAACCGTTCCCGCTGAAGATCGATCTCGACGGCCTCCGGTCCTGACCATGAGTGGTGCCACCGGTTTCCGTCCGGTGACACCACCCACGAGCATCAGATGATCTTGAAGGAGTTCGTGCGGTCGTTCATCCAGCCGACGTAGCTGGACGACTGGGTGACGGTCAGGCTCGGCGCGGCGCACCCGTCACCGTCGAAGAGGATGACCGTGCGGTTCGTCCTGACCGACGAAACCCTGTTCTTCATGTACGGCTCGAGTGTCACGCACTCGCCGACCTCGGCGGAGGTGGAGAGCCCACCGGCGCTCCAGTCGAAGTTCGCGTTGTCGAACAGGTCGACCGTGCCGCGGGCGGCGTGCGCGGGCCCGGCGGCGCCGAGCAGTAGGAACGCGGTGGCCGCGGTGCCGAGCAGAATCTTCTTGAGCATGGCGATTTCACCCTTTCGAGTCCCCCAGAAACCCGCTCCAGTGCGGGCTTCCGGGAAACTACGTCCGGGCCGGATCAGCCTGCAAGCATTTCACGCCTGCGTTAAATCAGGACTCCTGGTAACGGCGCTCGGCGACCACGCCCTCACCCTTCGCTTCGTCGAACGTGTAAACCTCGCGGCCGCGCACGAAAACGCGCATCGCGCGGTTCATCACGTCCAGCGGGTCGCCGGACCAGATCGCGATGTCCGCGTCGAGGCCCGGCTTCAAGGCGCCGACGCGGTCGTCCAGGCCGAGCATTTCCGCCGGGTTGACGGTGATCGAGCGCAACGCCGTCTCCGGGTCGAGGCCGTCCTTCACCGCCAAAGCCGCTTGGTACACAAGGAAGTTGATCGGCACCACCGGGTGATCGGTGGTGATCGCCAGCTTCACGCCCGCCCGCGCGAGGATGCCCGCTGAGCGCATATTGCGGTTACGCAGTTCGACCTTCGCGCGGGTGGTGAACAGGGGGCCGAGGATCACCGGGACGCCGCGCTCGGCGAGCAGGTCGGCGATCAGATGTCCTTCGGTGCCGTGGTTGATCACCAGTTTGTAGCCGAACTCTTCGGCCAGGCGGATCGCGGTGACCATGTCGTCCGCGCGGTGGACGTGCTGGTCCCAGTACAGCTCGCCGTCGAGCACCTTCGCGAGTGTCTCGTGGGTGAGGTCGACGTCGAACGGCTTGCCTTCGGTGCGCGCGTGTTCGCGCTGGGCGGCGTAGTTGCGGGCCTTGGTGAAGGCCTCGCGGATCACCGCGGCGACGCCGAGGCGGGTCGACGGGGTCTTGCCCTTGTCGCCGTAGACGCGTTTCGGGTTCTCGCCGAGCGCGCTCTTGACGCTGACGTGCTCCGCGAAGACCACGTCGAACATGCTGCGGCCCCAGGTCTTGACGCCGATCGTCTGGCCGCCGACCGGGTTGCCGGAGCCCGGCTTGATGACGACGCTGGTGATGCCGCCCGCGAG encodes:
- a CDS encoding ABC transporter ATP-binding protein translates to MTTRLELRAVSKRYGKVTALDEVTFDVRGGELFGFVGSNGAGKTTTMRIALGVLAADSGDVWFDDLPITHETRTRIGYMPEERGLYPKMKVLDHLVFLAELHGMGTNEAHRSAENWIARLGLAERRKDEIQKLSLGNQQRVQLAAALVHDPAVLVLDEPFSGLDPIAVDVMSEVLRQKASEGVPVVFSSHQLDLVERLCDRVGIIKDGRMVATGTVGELTAHANTKLVVGAVRGWAAGLAGVRVLEENGTRTVVELDAGVDDQAVLAAALSAGPVTEFSRSRRSLTDLFRDAVTTGAKA
- a CDS encoding deoxyribodipyrimidine photo-lyase, with amino-acid sequence MPAVLWFRRDLRLADHPALCAAAAQGEVLALYVLDEALLKPSGKPRLAFMYGCLEALDEQLGGRLQIVKGDPKAEVLKAAQSVGATEVHVSTDCAPYGRKRDAEVAKALAEHGIDWVETGSPYAITPGRITKADGDPYKVYTPFYRAWVRHSWPNPAKKTKVDWIEPKKSLKISKAPSVGKMVLPEPGEKAALKLWRAFLDSGVNYADGRDRPDLPGTTKISPYLRWGCVHPRTLLKDLEDETLRGEIAWRDFHADVLWHNPKAARWNLDKRFDSMRHEDDKAAFELWCQGKTGFPIVDAGMRQLLAEGWMHNRVRMIVASFLVKDLHLPWQWGARHFMRHLVDGDLASNQLNWQWVAGSGSDAAPYFRVFNPTTQGKKFDPNGDYGRRYIPENENYPAPMVDHAHERQVALERYGEITGS
- a CDS encoding TetR/AcrR family transcriptional regulator; this translates as MARQPTARQRALLSELEDLFLAEGFAQFTLDDLAGKLRCSKSTLYALAPSKEQLAVKVVAHFFKGAAEQIEARIAPLEDAREIIGEYFAGVSEYLKRASAAFMADIAEFPPARATYEMNSRAAASRIRSFIAKGVQDGIFRDVHARLIAEMAGLIIEGIQNGVVGQRTGVTDAEAFTALSELLLDGLTSRP
- a CDS encoding citrate synthase — its product is MSDATTAGQSGGETVALRLPSGEHELKVVHPVEGAPGIELGKLLASTGYITLDPGFVNTGAASSAITYIDGDAGILRYRGYPIEQLAQKSTFIEVSYLLIYGELPTQAQLTEFTEKIQRHTLLHEDLKAFFGGFPRDAHPMPVLSSAVSALSTFYQDSLNPFDEPNVELSTIRLLAKVPTLAAYAYKKSIGQPFLYPDNSLGLVENFLRMTFGLPAEPYDVDPEVAKALDLLFILHADHEQNCSTSTVRLVGSSEANLFASVSAGINALFGPLHGGANSAVLDMLEGIKADGGDVENFVNRVKNKEQGVKLMGFGHRVYKNYDPRAKIIKNTADEILSKLKGGDQLLDIAKKLEETALHDDYFVERKLYPNVDFYTGLIYRALGFPTKYFTVLFALGRLPGWIAHWREMINDPANKIGRPRQIYTGEKARDYTGISER
- a CDS encoding carbohydrate kinase gives rise to the protein MIVVGGEALVDLVPGDPLDSTVDGGLRALLPRLGGGPYNVALAAARLGAPSAFLSRVSDDRFGQALLKRLHESGVDTDLVQRGAEPTTLAVVALDEKGSAHYTFYTEGTADRLVADPGPLEDATMLCLGTLGMVLEPGASVYETMLRRESARGVLTALDPNIRAALIRDPDAYRTRFASWLPYVRLLKLSDDDAEWLADGKDAVEAAKEWVAAGVDAVVLTRGADGLAVITGQGVLAEVPSERVEVVDTIGAGDTVQGALLTYLHEHRIRELTRMDAEMWRAALAFAAKAASITVSRSGAEPPTAEEMVSAV
- a CDS encoding FAD-dependent oxidoreductase, which gives rise to MIPGSLNARRRERELDELADGERVDLLVIGGGVTGAGIALDAASRGLSVALLEAHDLAFGTSRFSSKLVHGGLRYLAKGEFALAQESAIERGIMMTRTAPHLTRAMPQLFPLYASMSPFQRRLTSVGLHAGDVLRRVARTPSWVLPRPRFVPAAETLALAPGLRRHGLRGGLLGFDGALVDDARLVVTIARTAASYGARVLTKVRAVEVTGDRVVARDELSGRTLEISARQVVNAAGVWAGSVVPSVRLRPSLGSHLVLATDTVGLGLASVNVAVPGETNRFVFLLPQPGGRVYLGLTDEPLHGDVPDVPTVPESDVDFLLGVASSVLARTLTREDVIGSYAGLRPLVDIPGTSGRSADLSRKHAVATSSDGVVTVVGGKLTTYRKMAQDGVDAAIAHAGLHAGPSITSHLPMIGAADRSTLSTLDAPERLVARYGTEAPRIAALGEVDQSLGEELRTGVTAAEVVWAVRHEGALDADDVLARRTRLALVPADADAVRARVEELVTKALAGL
- a CDS encoding acyl-CoA dehydrogenase family protein, whose product is MPAERLLPTTEAQDLVALAADIARAELAPIASEYEKAERFPREQFRLLGKSGLLGLPYSADWGGGEVSYEVYLQVLEEIAAAWMSVGVGLSVHTMSCYALAHHGTDEQRDRWLPQMLDGDLLGAYALSEMHAGSDAAALSTKAVLDGSDYVINGTKAWITHAGEADFYTTMVRTSDNGGRGISCLLVDGQTPGLSAAEPEQKMGLTASTTAQLRFEDARVASNRLIGNEGDGLKLALSSLSSGRLGIAACAVGLAQAALDESVEYAKGRTQFGRPIIEFQGLEFLLADMAATVESSRAMYLDAARRRDRGMPFQRQASIAKLVATDGAMKVTTDAVQVLGGAGYTKDFPVERYMREAKVPQIFEGTNQIQRLVIARELKNS
- a CDS encoding helix-turn-helix transcriptional regulator — translated: MSPVKRGKELPIHNRLQVLRAERGLSRAALAEAVEVNPQTIGALERGDHYPSLDLAFRLCSVFDLPVEAVFSREPFTPLSTQVYREGGA
- a CDS encoding ABC transporter permease, yielding MSTVTPQRAVWLIARREINTRLRTRSFVAGTAALLVAMLGFLAVQAWLSDSAGKNTVGLTGQTTGVSEQLTALGEQAGLKIVTRQFPTADEGKAQVESGDVDALLSGTAAELRVLVKSTLDDKLRAVLDRISQQEVLNGKLSEAGLDPSQVLASVAATRVAVTELKPADPDRSQRLAIGAIVAILLYITLFTYGVMVAQGVVEEKASRVVEILLSTVRPWHLLLGKVIGLGLVGLAQLVILAGVGVIGGFATGVLTLSGVATGALIWGVVWYLLGFLLYATLYGAAGSLVSRQEDTQSVIGPVNIVLIMGFVVGINLMTSAPDGQAVKIASLVPFLAPILMPGRIAAGTAALWEIAASLTLTLLAVALLTWLGAKIYQNSILRTGSRVKLRDALKTR